One genomic segment of Gaiellales bacterium includes these proteins:
- a CDS encoding MFS transporter, which produces MRPPWRVPPLLRQRVFRNYWSAQSISMLGDQVSALALPLVGVLTLHASPAAMGVLTALVWAPNLVFAVHAGALTDRLGRRRRVMIASDLARAVLLVSVPVAAWMDVLTMAQLYAVAFAVGTLSVFFNVSDATLFMCVVERDEFMAANSLVYGSRAATFMAGPSLGGILTQAVTAPAALLVDAVSFVGSAGFLGRVDPVEPPPQPPEPGHVTAGIRYVRGSPIVFYELASCAMVNFFNFAFFAVFLLYATRELHVRAGTLGVVLGAAAVGSLIGAFLTGRIAGRIGVGPAFCVGIVLFPAPLILVPLAGGPHALVLACLFLAEFGSGVGVMILDITAGSITASVVPGRLRARVAGAFSIVNYGVRPLGALAAGAAASVIGIHDTLWIATVGGALSALWLVPSPLPHLRTLPAEPIEVQPPATAQVPAAGGP; this is translated from the coding sequence ATGCGCCCGCCCTGGCGGGTGCCGCCGCTGCTCCGCCAGCGGGTCTTCCGCAACTACTGGTCGGCCCAGAGCATCTCGATGCTCGGAGACCAGGTCTCCGCGCTCGCGCTGCCGCTCGTCGGCGTGCTCACCCTGCACGCGTCGCCGGCCGCGATGGGTGTCCTGACCGCGCTCGTCTGGGCCCCGAACCTCGTGTTCGCCGTGCACGCGGGCGCGCTCACGGACCGGCTCGGCCGCCGCCGCCGGGTGATGATCGCGAGCGACCTGGCCCGGGCCGTCCTGCTCGTGAGCGTCCCGGTCGCCGCCTGGATGGACGTGCTGACGATGGCCCAGCTCTATGCCGTCGCGTTCGCGGTCGGCACCCTGAGCGTGTTCTTCAACGTCTCGGACGCGACGCTCTTCATGTGTGTCGTCGAGCGGGACGAGTTCATGGCCGCGAACTCGCTCGTCTACGGCAGCCGCGCCGCGACCTTCATGGCAGGGCCGAGCCTCGGAGGCATCCTCACGCAGGCCGTCACCGCCCCGGCCGCGCTGCTCGTCGACGCCGTCTCGTTCGTGGGGTCGGCCGGGTTCCTGGGCCGCGTCGACCCGGTCGAGCCGCCGCCGCAGCCGCCCGAGCCGGGGCACGTGACGGCGGGCATCCGCTACGTGCGCGGCTCGCCGATCGTCTTCTACGAGTTGGCCTCGTGCGCGATGGTGAACTTCTTCAACTTCGCGTTCTTCGCGGTCTTCCTGCTCTACGCCACCCGCGAGCTGCACGTGCGCGCGGGCACGCTCGGCGTCGTCCTCGGCGCCGCGGCGGTGGGCAGCCTGATCGGCGCCTTCCTGACCGGGCGGATCGCCGGGCGGATCGGTGTCGGCCCGGCGTTCTGCGTCGGGATCGTGCTCTTCCCGGCGCCGCTGATCCTGGTGCCGCTGGCCGGCGGGCCGCACGCCCTGGTGCTCGCCTGCCTGTTCCTGGCGGAGTTCGGGTCAGGCGTCGGCGTCATGATCCTCGACATCACCGCCGGGTCGATCACCGCCTCGGTTGTCCCCGGCCGGCTGCGCGCCCGGGTCGCGGGCGCGTTCAGCATCGTGAACTACGGCGTCCGCCCGCTCGGGGCGCTGGCCGCCGGGGCGGCGGCCTCGGTGATCGGCATCCACGACACGCTCTGGATCGCCACCGTCGGCGGGGCGCTGAGCGCGCTCTGGCTCGTGCCCTCGCCCCTGCCGCACCTGCGGACGCTCCCGGCCGAGCCGATCGAGGTGCAGCCGCCGG
- a CDS encoding MFS transporter: protein MAVVWIAWVVLMAGVNLPTPLYAVYSQRFGFSSAVLTAVFALYAFVLVPALMLFGQLSDRLGRRIVLLMGLGAGAAGLVVFAFAEDTAWLFAGRALQGLAVGMASSAATAALVELEPKRDARRPALLAGLAQAGGSGAGPLVAGLLAQWAPDPLRLPYFVLLAATGAVALLAARIPEPLRGRSGRWQVTRPAVPAGIRRPFARIALTAAVLWAAVAMFLSIVPSYAAKLLQTSNLALLGVITAVMLAASCGAQVVAHRGMASRRAQQAGLVLLALGLAGLVVASPLGSLALLLGAAVLTGTGHGIGFLYAQDDLNRIAPADRRGEVTAAFITCIYVAVAGSVITVGLLDTRVSLAVAVGIVAAVLSCLSLAACAWHRYGEV from the coding sequence ATGGCGGTGGTGTGGATCGCCTGGGTGGTGCTGATGGCGGGGGTGAACCTGCCGACGCCGCTCTATGCCGTCTACAGCCAGCGGTTCGGGTTCTCGAGCGCGGTGCTGACGGCCGTCTTCGCCCTCTACGCCTTCGTGCTCGTGCCGGCGCTCATGCTCTTCGGCCAGCTCTCCGACCGGCTGGGCCGGCGGATCGTGCTGCTGATGGGTCTCGGCGCGGGCGCCGCCGGCCTGGTCGTCTTCGCGTTCGCAGAGGACACGGCCTGGCTCTTCGCCGGCCGCGCGCTCCAGGGCCTCGCCGTCGGCATGGCCTCGAGTGCGGCGACGGCGGCGCTGGTCGAGCTCGAGCCCAAGCGCGACGCCCGCCGCCCCGCCCTGTTGGCGGGGCTGGCGCAGGCCGGAGGCAGCGGCGCGGGGCCGCTGGTCGCAGGCCTGCTGGCCCAGTGGGCGCCGGATCCGCTGCGCCTGCCCTACTTCGTGCTCCTGGCCGCCACCGGCGCCGTGGCTTTGCTCGCGGCTCGCATCCCCGAGCCGCTGCGCGGACGCAGCGGTCGTTGGCAGGTCACCCGCCCGGCCGTCCCGGCCGGGATCCGCCGCCCGTTCGCGCGCATCGCGCTCACCGCGGCGGTGCTGTGGGCCGCGGTCGCGATGTTCCTCTCGATCGTCCCGTCATATGCCGCGAAGCTGCTCCAGACGTCGAACCTGGCACTGCTGGGCGTGATCACGGCGGTCATGCTGGCGGCCTCGTGCGGCGCCCAGGTCGTCGCGCATCGCGGGATGGCGTCGCGGCGGGCGCAGCAGGCCGGGCTCGTGCTGCTCGCGCTCGGGCTCGCCGGCCTCGTCGTCGCTTCGCCCCTCGGATCGCTCGCGCTCCTGCTGGGCGCTGCCGTGCTGACGGGCACCGGTCACGGAATAGGGTTCCTGTATGCCCAGGACGACCTCAACCGGATCGCCCCGGCTGACCGCCGCGGTGAGGTCACGGCGGCCTTCATCACCTGCATCTACGTCGCGGTGGCCGGCTCCGTGATCACGGTCGGCCTGCTCGACACGCGCGTCTCCCTGGCCGTCGCGGTCGGCATCGTCGCGGCGGTGCTCTCATGCCTCTCGCTCGCCGCGTGCGCGTGGCACCGGTACGGCGAGGTATAG